The genomic interval AAGTAGCCGGCGCCGCATGGTCTTCGAGGGATCGAGCGTCGCGATCTCCCACACGGGAAAGGTGCGCTCCAACAACCAGGACTCGGGCTACGCCGGCTCGAACCTGTTCGTCGTCGCCGACGGCATGGGCGGCCATGCCGGCGGTGACGTCGCCTCGAGCCTCGCCGTGCACCGCCTGAAAGAGCTCGACCACCCCTTCGCGTCGACCGGCGAGGCCGAGCGCGCGCTGCAGGACGCCATCGGGTCCACGGCATCCGTCCTCATCGACACCGTCGCCCGCCGACCCGAGCTCGCCGGCATGGGCACCACCGTCAGCGGCCTCATCATGGTCGACGACTACGCCGTCATCGCGCATATCGGCGACTCGCGCATCTATCTGTACCGCGACGACGCGCTCACCCAGATCACGACCGACCACACCTTCGTGCAGCGCCTCGTGGACTCGGGTCGCATCACCCCCGAAGAGGCCCGCTACCACCCGCGCCGCTCCGTGCTCATGCGCGTGCTCGGCGACATGGACCCCGATCCCGAGATCGACACGTTCATCATGCCGACCCAGCCGGGTGACCGCTGGCTGCTGTGCTCCGACGGCCTCTCCGGCGTCGTCGACGACGCCCACACCAGCAAGGTGCTGGGGCAGAAGCTCCCGCCGGGGCGCACCGCCGATCTGCTGCTCAAGCAGGCGCTCGACGCCGGTGCCCCCGACAACGTCACCGTCGTCATCGTCGACGTCGGCGGCAGCCACCCGATGTTCAGCGGCACCCCGACGATCGTCGGCTCGGCGTCGAACCCGCAGGGCGTCGACGTGCCCGCCGCCCGGCCCGGCCGCACCAGCTGGCTGCACCCCGCCCGGCAGGCGGCGAACGAGCCGACCCACTTCGAGCCGGCCGCCGAGTTCCTCGAAGAGCTCATCGAGGAGGATCGCCGCCGCGCCCGCCGCCGGCGCATCTGGTGGGTCGTCGGGTTCGTCGTCATCCTCGCCGCCCTGGCGGGGGCGCTGTTCGGCGCCTACAGCTGGACGCAGTCGCGCTACTTCGTCGGCGCCGACGACGATTCCGTGGTGATCTACCGCGGGATCCAGCAGGATCTCGGCCCGATCCCGCTCTCGTCGGTGCACGAAGACACCGGCATCCTGCTGTCGGAACTGCCCTTCTACCAGCGGCTCGCGGTCACCGCGACGATCTCGGCGCGGTCGCTGGCCGACGCTGAGGCGATCGTGGAGACCCTCCGCGAGACCGTGGAGGACACGCCATGACCGCCGTCGACACCGGCCAGGCCGACACCACCGTCGTGAAGGCACTGCGCAGACTCCGGATGCCGCAGACACAGCGCAACCGTGAGCTCGGCCTGCTGCTGTTCGCGTTCCTCATCAACGGCGCCGCGGTCGCCCTCGTGCAGCTCGGCGCCCTCGGCCACATCGACTGGACGTTCCTGTACTACTGCGGTGCGCTGACCGCCCTCGTCCTCGGCCTTCACATCGTGCTGCGCTATCGCGCCCCGCAGGCCGACCCGTTCGTCGTGCCCATCGCGACCGTGCTGTCGGGCCTGGGGCTCGCGATGATCTACCGCATCGACATCGGCCGCAGCATCTCGGGATGGGAGGCGCTGTCGACCCGGCAGCTGGTGTGGCTCGGCATCGCGCTGGCCGGCGCCGTCGCCCTCGTGCTGGCGTTGCGCAACTATCGCGTGCTGTTCCGCTACACCTACGTCTCGGGCCTGGCGGGTGTCGTCCTGCTGCTCCTGCCGTTCGTGCCGGGCTTGGGCGTCGAGGCCGGCGCCGACGTGTGGATCTCCATCGGCGGCATCTTCTCCTTCCAGCCGGGCGAGCTCGCGAAGATCTGCCTCGCGATCTTCTTCGCCGGCTACCTCGTGCGCACCCGCGAGGCGCTCAGCTCGGTGGGCCGGCGGTTCCTCGGGATCACCTGGCCGCGCGCGCGCGACCTCGGCCCGCTGCTGCTCATCTGGTTCGCGTCCCTCGGCATCATCGTGCTGCAGCGCGACCTCGGCACTGGCATGCTCATCTTCGGCATGTTCATCGCCATGCTCTACACCGCCACCGGCAAGACCAGCTGGGTCTTCCTGGGGCTCTCGCTGGCGGCGGTCGGTGTCGCGGTGGCGACGCAGATCCTGCCGTATGTGCGCGCCCGGTTCACGAACTGGCTCGACACCTTCAACCCCGACACCATCGACGGCTCCAGCATGCAGCTGGCCAGCGGCATCTTCGGCCTCGCGCACGGCGGACTCATCGGCACCGGACTCGGCCGCGGCCGCCCGGGACTGACCCCCCTGTCGCAGAGCGACTACATCTTCCCGAGTCTCGGCGAGGAACTCGGCCTCATCGGCGTCTTCGCGATCCTCTGCCTCTACATGGTCTTCGCCAGCCGCGGCGTGCGCATCGGCATCGCCGGTCAGGACGATTTCGGAAAGCTGCTGGCGACGGGACTGTCGTTCACGATCGCGCTGCAGGTGTTCATCATGGTCGGCGGTGTCACGCGCGTCATCCCGCTGACGGGGCTGACGACGCCGTTCCTCGCCGCGGGCGGTTCGTCGCTCGTGGCGAACTGGATCATCGTCGCCCTGCTGCTGCGCATCTCCGACGCGGTCCGCTCGAGGCCCCGC from Microbacterium aurum carries:
- a CDS encoding PP2C family protein-serine/threonine phosphatase — protein: MVFEGSSVAISHTGKVRSNNQDSGYAGSNLFVVADGMGGHAGGDVASSLAVHRLKELDHPFASTGEAERALQDAIGSTASVLIDTVARRPELAGMGTTVSGLIMVDDYAVIAHIGDSRIYLYRDDALTQITTDHTFVQRLVDSGRITPEEARYHPRRSVLMRVLGDMDPDPEIDTFIMPTQPGDRWLLCSDGLSGVVDDAHTSKVLGQKLPPGRTADLLLKQALDAGAPDNVTVVIVDVGGSHPMFSGTPTIVGSASNPQGVDVPAARPGRTSWLHPARQAANEPTHFEPAAEFLEELIEEDRRRARRRRIWWVVGFVVILAALAGALFGAYSWTQSRYFVGADDDSVVIYRGIQQDLGPIPLSSVHEDTGILLSELPFYQRLAVTATISARSLADAEAIVETLRETVEDTP
- a CDS encoding FtsW/RodA/SpoVE family cell cycle protein, translated to MTAVDTGQADTTVVKALRRLRMPQTQRNRELGLLLFAFLINGAAVALVQLGALGHIDWTFLYYCGALTALVLGLHIVLRYRAPQADPFVVPIATVLSGLGLAMIYRIDIGRSISGWEALSTRQLVWLGIALAGAVALVLALRNYRVLFRYTYVSGLAGVVLLLLPFVPGLGVEAGADVWISIGGIFSFQPGELAKICLAIFFAGYLVRTREALSSVGRRFLGITWPRARDLGPLLLIWFASLGIIVLQRDLGTGMLIFGMFIAMLYTATGKTSWVFLGLSLAAVGVAVATQILPYVRARFTNWLDTFNPDTIDGSSMQLASGIFGLAHGGLIGTGLGRGRPGLTPLSQSDYIFPSLGEELGLIGVFAILCLYMVFASRGVRIGIAGQDDFGKLLATGLSFTIALQVFIMVGGVTRVIPLTGLTTPFLAAGGSSLVANWIIVALLLRISDAVRSRPRVVIG